From a region of the Polyodon spathula isolate WHYD16114869_AA unplaced genomic scaffold, ASM1765450v1 scaffolds_688, whole genome shotgun sequence genome:
- the LOC121308413 gene encoding protein argonaute-3 isoform X1 produces the protein MCEVLDIHNIDEQPRPLTDSHRVKFTKEIKGLKVEVTHCGTMRRKYRVCNVTRRPASHQTFPLQLENGQTVERTVAQYFREKYSLQLKYPHLPCLQVGQEQKHTYLPLEVCNIVAGQRCIKKLTDNQTSTMIKATARSAPDRQEEISRLVRSANYDADPFVQEFQFKVRDEMAHVTGRVLPAPMLQYGGRVSTEHFMNRTVATPSHGVWDMRGKQFHTGVEIKMWAIACFATQRQCREEILKGFTDQLRKISKDAGMPIQGQPCFCKYAQGADSVEPMFRHLKNTYSGLQLIIVILPGKTPVYAEVKRVGDTLLGMATQCVQVKNVVKTSPQTLSNLCLKINVKLGGINNILVPHQRPSVFQQPVIFLGADVTHPPAGDGKKPSIAAVVGSMDAHPSRYCATVRVQRPRQEIIQDLASMVRELLIQFYKSTRYKPTRIIFYRDGVSEGQFRQVLYYELLAIREACISLEKEYQPGITYIVVQKRHHTRLFCADRNERVGRSGNIPAGTTVDTDITHPYEFDFYLCSHAGIQGTSRPSHYHVLWDDNCFTADEFQLLTYQLCHTYVRCTRSVSIPAPAYYAHLVAFRARYHLVDKEHDSAEGSHVSGQSNGRDPQALAKAVQIHHDTLRTMYFA, from the exons GTTTCCTTTGCAATTGGAGAACGGTCAGACAGTGGAGCGGACTGTGGCTCAGTACTTCAGAGAGAAGTACAGCCTACAGCTCAAGTACCCGCACCTGCCCTGCCTGCAGGTGGGCCAGGAGCAGAAGCACACCTACCTGCCCCTGGAG GTGTGTAACATCGTAGCGGGGCAGCGCTGTATCAAGAAATTGACGGATAATCAGACTTCCACCATGATCAAAGCGACCGCGCGCTCAGCACCCGACAGGCAGGAGGAGATCAGCAGGCTG GTGCGGAGTGCGAACTATGATGCCGACCCCTTCGTGCAGGAGTTCCAGTTCAAGGTGCGGGACGAGATGGCCCATGTGACGGGGCGCGTGTTGCCTGCGCCCATGCTGCAGTACGGGGGCAGGGTGAGCACAGAACACTTTATG AACCGGACAGTGGCCACGCCCAGCCACGGGGTGTGGGACATGCGGGGGAAGCAGTTCCACACCGGAGTGGAGATCAAGATGTGGGCGATCGCCTGCTTCGCCACGCAGAGACAGTGCCGAGAGGAGATACTGAA GGGCTTCACTGACCAGCTGCGCAAGATCTCCAAGGACGCGGGGATGCCTATCCAGGGCCAGCCCTGCTTCTGTAAATACGCGCAGGGCGCTGATAGCGTGGAGCCCATGTTCCGCCACCTGAAAAACACCTACTCAGGGCTGCAGCTCATCATAGTCATCCTGCCCGGGAAAACGCCTGTCTACG cGGAGGTGAAGCGTGTGGGAGACACTCTCCTGGGAATGGCCACTCAGTGTGTTCAGGTGAAGAATGTGGTGAAGACCTCCCCCCAGACCCTCTCCAACCTCTGCCTGAAAATCAACGTCAAGCTGGGGGGGATCAACAACATCCTGGTCCCGCACCAGCG CCCCTCTGTGTTCCAGCAGCCTGTGATCTTCCTGGGGGCGGACGTCACGCACCCCCCTGCTGGTGACGGGAAGAAGCCCTCGATCGCTGCG GTGGTGGGGAGCATGGACGCTCACCCCAGTCGATACTGTGCCACGGTGAGAGTGCAGCGCCCCCGGCAGGAGATCATCCAGGACCTGGCCTCCATGGTGCGGGAGCTGCTCATCCAGTTCTACAAGTCGACCCGCTACAAGCCCACCAGGATCATCTTCTACAGAGACGGGGTGTCAGAGGGGCAGTTCAGACAG GTGCTGTACTATGAGCTGCTTGCAATCCGGGAGGCCTGTATTAGCCTGGAGAAGGAGTACCAGCCTGGCATCACCTACATCGTGGTACAGAAGCGCCACCACACCCGGCTCTTCTGTGCTGACCGGAACGAGAGG GTTGGTAGAAGTGGAAACATTCCTGCTGGAACCACTGTGGACACGGACATCACTCACCCTTACGAGTTCGACTTCTACCTGTGCAGCCACGCTGGAATCCAG ggcACCAGCCGCCCCTCTCACTACCACGTGTTGTGGGATGACAACTGCTTTACTGCGGATGAGTTCCAGCTCCTCACTTACCAGCTGTGTCACACGTATGTGCGCTGCACCCGCTCCGTCTCCATCCCCGCGCCCGCTTACTACGCACATCTGGTGGCTTTCAGAGCACGATACCACCTGGTGGACAAGGAGCACGACAG TGCGGAAGGCAGTCATGTTTCTGGGCAGAGTAACGGCCGGGACCCCCAGGCTCTTGCCAAGGCCGTGCAGATTCACCACGACACCTTACGCACCATGTACTTCGcctga
- the LOC121308413 gene encoding protein argonaute-3 isoform X2 translates to MCEVLDIHNIDEQPRPLTDSHRVKFTKEIKGLKVEVTHCGTMRRKYRVCNVTRRPASHQTFPLQLENGQTVERTVAQYFREKYSLQLKYPHLPCLQVGQEQKHTYLPLEVCNIVAGQRCIKKLTDNQTSTMIKATARSAPDRQEEISRLVRSANYDADPFVQEFQFKVRDEMAHVTGRVLPAPMLQYGGRNRTVATPSHGVWDMRGKQFHTGVEIKMWAIACFATQRQCREEILKGFTDQLRKISKDAGMPIQGQPCFCKYAQGADSVEPMFRHLKNTYSGLQLIIVILPGKTPVYAEVKRVGDTLLGMATQCVQVKNVVKTSPQTLSNLCLKINVKLGGINNILVPHQRPSVFQQPVIFLGADVTHPPAGDGKKPSIAAVVGSMDAHPSRYCATVRVQRPRQEIIQDLASMVRELLIQFYKSTRYKPTRIIFYRDGVSEGQFRQVLYYELLAIREACISLEKEYQPGITYIVVQKRHHTRLFCADRNERVGRSGNIPAGTTVDTDITHPYEFDFYLCSHAGIQGTSRPSHYHVLWDDNCFTADEFQLLTYQLCHTYVRCTRSVSIPAPAYYAHLVAFRARYHLVDKEHDSAEGSHVSGQSNGRDPQALAKAVQIHHDTLRTMYFA, encoded by the exons GTTTCCTTTGCAATTGGAGAACGGTCAGACAGTGGAGCGGACTGTGGCTCAGTACTTCAGAGAGAAGTACAGCCTACAGCTCAAGTACCCGCACCTGCCCTGCCTGCAGGTGGGCCAGGAGCAGAAGCACACCTACCTGCCCCTGGAG GTGTGTAACATCGTAGCGGGGCAGCGCTGTATCAAGAAATTGACGGATAATCAGACTTCCACCATGATCAAAGCGACCGCGCGCTCAGCACCCGACAGGCAGGAGGAGATCAGCAGGCTG GTGCGGAGTGCGAACTATGATGCCGACCCCTTCGTGCAGGAGTTCCAGTTCAAGGTGCGGGACGAGATGGCCCATGTGACGGGGCGCGTGTTGCCTGCGCCCATGCTGCAGTACGGGGGCAGG AACCGGACAGTGGCCACGCCCAGCCACGGGGTGTGGGACATGCGGGGGAAGCAGTTCCACACCGGAGTGGAGATCAAGATGTGGGCGATCGCCTGCTTCGCCACGCAGAGACAGTGCCGAGAGGAGATACTGAA GGGCTTCACTGACCAGCTGCGCAAGATCTCCAAGGACGCGGGGATGCCTATCCAGGGCCAGCCCTGCTTCTGTAAATACGCGCAGGGCGCTGATAGCGTGGAGCCCATGTTCCGCCACCTGAAAAACACCTACTCAGGGCTGCAGCTCATCATAGTCATCCTGCCCGGGAAAACGCCTGTCTACG cGGAGGTGAAGCGTGTGGGAGACACTCTCCTGGGAATGGCCACTCAGTGTGTTCAGGTGAAGAATGTGGTGAAGACCTCCCCCCAGACCCTCTCCAACCTCTGCCTGAAAATCAACGTCAAGCTGGGGGGGATCAACAACATCCTGGTCCCGCACCAGCG CCCCTCTGTGTTCCAGCAGCCTGTGATCTTCCTGGGGGCGGACGTCACGCACCCCCCTGCTGGTGACGGGAAGAAGCCCTCGATCGCTGCG GTGGTGGGGAGCATGGACGCTCACCCCAGTCGATACTGTGCCACGGTGAGAGTGCAGCGCCCCCGGCAGGAGATCATCCAGGACCTGGCCTCCATGGTGCGGGAGCTGCTCATCCAGTTCTACAAGTCGACCCGCTACAAGCCCACCAGGATCATCTTCTACAGAGACGGGGTGTCAGAGGGGCAGTTCAGACAG GTGCTGTACTATGAGCTGCTTGCAATCCGGGAGGCCTGTATTAGCCTGGAGAAGGAGTACCAGCCTGGCATCACCTACATCGTGGTACAGAAGCGCCACCACACCCGGCTCTTCTGTGCTGACCGGAACGAGAGG GTTGGTAGAAGTGGAAACATTCCTGCTGGAACCACTGTGGACACGGACATCACTCACCCTTACGAGTTCGACTTCTACCTGTGCAGCCACGCTGGAATCCAG ggcACCAGCCGCCCCTCTCACTACCACGTGTTGTGGGATGACAACTGCTTTACTGCGGATGAGTTCCAGCTCCTCACTTACCAGCTGTGTCACACGTATGTGCGCTGCACCCGCTCCGTCTCCATCCCCGCGCCCGCTTACTACGCACATCTGGTGGCTTTCAGAGCACGATACCACCTGGTGGACAAGGAGCACGACAG TGCGGAAGGCAGTCATGTTTCTGGGCAGAGTAACGGCCGGGACCCCCAGGCTCTTGCCAAGGCCGTGCAGATTCACCACGACACCTTACGCACCATGTACTTCGcctga